Genomic DNA from Alkalihalobacterium alkalinitrilicum:
ACTTCATGTTTAAAGTATGTTTACACCTTTAAAAAACCAGCAGGGCGTTTGCCCTGCTGGTTTTAGTCTTTCTTTAATTGTTCGTGGGCTTGACTAACAACTTCTTCCACTGAATACGGCACCGTTTCCTGATTTGAATTCCAACGTAAATTCAATAGGAACTCAATATTACCCTCTCCGCCTTTAATTGGCGAGTAGTCAATACCTGCAATATCAAAGCCCTCACCTTTCGAGAAGTCAATGATAGCTTGTACAACTTTTATATGTGTCTTAGGTTCACGAACAATTCCTTTTTTACCTACTTCTTCCCTACCAGCTTCAAACTGAGGTTTAATTAACGCTATCACTTGACTATTTTCAAGCAACAACGTTTTTAATACAGGAAGGATGAGCTTTAGGGAAATAAACGAAACATCAATTGTTGCAAAATTAGGTAAACCATGAATTAAATCCTCAGGCTTCACGTAACGAAAATTCGTTCTCTCCATTACCGTTACCCGTTCATCGGTTCTTAATTTCCAGGCAAGTTGGTTATATCCAACATCTAAGGCATACACTTGCTTTGCCCCATTTTGCAAAGCACAGTCTGTAAACCCTCCAGTTGACGCCCCAATATCTAAGACAGTATAACCTTCTAACTGTAGATTGAATACTTTTATCGCCTTCTCTAGCTTTAAGCCTCCCCGGCTTACATATGGTATAACATCGCCTTTAATCATGAGAGGAGAATCAATACTAATTTTCATTCCTGGTTTGTCAATTCGTTCACTTTCTACATAAACTAGTCCTGCCATAACCGCTCGTTTCGCTTTTTCTCTCGTTTCGATTAAACCTTTCTCCACTAGCAATATATCTATTCGTTCTTTTTTGCTCATTATTTATGCCCTTTGTCTTTTTCGCGGTACCATTGCTGTAATTTTTTCAGCAACTTTGCCTGAAGTTAGACCAACTTCTTCGAGTAATTGCGAGACACTTCCATGCTCAATGAATCGATCAGGAATTCCCATACGTTCCACAACTACACCATGGAAATCATTGTCGTGGAAGAACTCTAATACCGCACTACCGAAGCTTCCTTGTATCGCTGCTTCTTCTAACGTTAATATTGGTATGTTCGTTTTTGCAAGCTCAGTTAATAACTCTTCATCCAATGGTTTAGCTGAACGAGCGTTTACGACTTTAACAGACAATCCTTGTAATGCAAGATGACGGACAGCTTCTTCAGCTACAGGAAGCATTGTCCCATATGTTAATATACAGGCATCATTGCCGTCTTGGAGAACGTCCCATTTACCAATAGGAATTTGTTTGAGCTGTTCATCCATTTTTATACCATAGCCATTCCCACGTGGATAACGAACAGCAATTGGGCCATCATCATATTGAATCGCCGTATAAAGCATGTGCTGTAATTCGTTTTCATCCTTTGGCATAAGGATTACCATGTTAGGTAAATGTCTGAGATAAGCAATATCAAATACCCCTTGATGTGTTTCACCATCGGCGCCAACAAGTCCTGCACGATCAATAGCAAATACAACATTTAAGTTTTGACGACAGATATCATGAACAATTTGGTCATATCCTCTTTGTAGGAAAGTTGAATACACGGCAAAAACAGGCTTTAATCCCTGTGTAGCTAATCCCCCAGCCATCGTTGTTGCATGTTGTTCTGCAATCCCAACATCGATCATCCGCTCAGGGAATTCTGCAGCAAACTTATCTAACTTTGTACCACCTGGCATCGCAGCTGTAATAGCAACCAGTCGTTTGTCTTCTCTAGCAATTTTCTTAAGAGTTTCACTAAATACACCACTATAACTTGGTGGCCCTGGCTTACTAACAACTTCTCCTGATTCAATCTTATAAGGTCCTAAGCCATGCCAAGTTCCTTCTGCATCATTTTCTGCAGGAGCATAACCTTTCCCCTTTTTCGTAAGAACATGGATGATTACTGGACCTTTTGTCTTTTTTGCATATTTCATATTATCCATTAAGTCATCCAAATCGTGTCCATCAACTGGCCCTAAATACGTAAATCCCATTTCTTCAAAAAAGATTCCTGATACAAGTAAATATTTCAAGCTATCTTTAACTCGTTCAGCAGTCGCGGCTAATTTACCACCGAAAGCTGGAATTTTTCGAATTAACATTTCTAGCTCTTCTTTAGCTTTATGATACTTTCCTGCTGTTCGTAATCGACCTAATACGTTATGAAGTGCTCCTACATTCGGTGCAATTGACATTTCATTATCATTTAAAATAACAATTATATCTTTTTGTTCATGCCCAATATGGTTTAAAGCTTCTAAAGCCATACCACCCGTAAGCGCACCATCACCAATGACAGCAACAACTTTATCATCCGTTCCTTTTAGGTCACGTGCTGTTGCCATTCCCATCGCTGCTGATAACGACGTTGAACTGTGCCCCGTTTCCCAAACATCATGCTCACTTTCACTTTTTTTCGGAAAACCACATAGTCCCTTGTATTGACGTAAGCTGTCAAACTGTCCAGCTCTACCTGTTAGTATTTTATGAACATACGCTTGATGACCGACATCCCAGATAATCTTATCCTTTGGACTTTCTAAACAATGGTGTAAAACTAGCGTAAGCTCAACGACACCCAAATTTGGACCTAAATGACCACCCGTAATCGATAACTTTTCTATTAGAAAGTGACGAATTTCAGATGCTAATTGTTCCAACTCTGTTTTGGATAGCTGCTTTAACATACTAGGGTCTTTTATATTTTCAAGTTCCATCAAGAACCCTCACTTTCGATTATTCTTATCTCTTTTCTTGTTCTTTCCGTTCTTACCATTATTAACAAAAAGTGTTATTTTTAATTTTACCTCTAAAATATATAATATTCTACCAACCTGATAAATGATGGGAGTAGAGTATTGCATCGCTAGCGTTTTTCCTACTGATTTTCCTCCAACCGTTAAAGCAGCAACAACACTTGTAAAAAGGACAGATATGAAAAACTGGTCCAAAGATCCTTCACCGTGTCCTAACTGTAAAGACAACTGAAGAACGACGTATGCTGATGCTGTTCCACTTACAATACCAGCGATATCACCAATCACATCATTACAAAAGTTTGCAAAGCGATCTGCGTTCCTTGTAATCTTCACAGCATGTTTTGCGCCAATTAATTTTCTAGCTGCCATAGCATGAAAAGGAGATTCATCAGCTGCTGTCGCGGCTACACCAATTGTATCAAAAAAAATACCGATTAATACAATAAAAAATACAATTAGCATTCCAATAGCCCATGTGACCCCGCTTAAGAGAAACGTGGATATAACTGAAAAAATAGCCGCTAACACAAGTGTGATAACGGCAATTGCTAAGCTCCAATTTATGGATTTAATAAATGAATGTTTCATTTATATTATTTGTCACCTATCTTTAGACGATGTTCATGTATCAGAAACTGAACATACCCACTATATTTATCATGTTATGTACAATTCTGAGTGGTCATTTAAAGAGTAAACGCTGTGGCTTAGGTCCAGTAGGATTTCC
This window encodes:
- a CDS encoding TlyA family RNA methyltransferase, translating into MSKKERIDILLVEKGLIETREKAKRAVMAGLVYVESERIDKPGMKISIDSPLMIKGDVIPYVSRGGLKLEKAIKVFNLQLEGYTVLDIGASTGGFTDCALQNGAKQVYALDVGYNQLAWKLRTDERVTVMERTNFRYVKPEDLIHGLPNFATIDVSFISLKLILPVLKTLLLENSQVIALIKPQFEAGREEVGKKGIVREPKTHIKVVQAIIDFSKGEGFDIAGIDYSPIKGGEGNIEFLLNLRWNSNQETVPYSVEEVVSQAHEQLKKD
- the dxs gene encoding 1-deoxy-D-xylulose-5-phosphate synthase, which codes for MELENIKDPSMLKQLSKTELEQLASEIRHFLIEKLSITGGHLGPNLGVVELTLVLHHCLESPKDKIIWDVGHQAYVHKILTGRAGQFDSLRQYKGLCGFPKKSESEHDVWETGHSSTSLSAAMGMATARDLKGTDDKVVAVIGDGALTGGMALEALNHIGHEQKDIIVILNDNEMSIAPNVGALHNVLGRLRTAGKYHKAKEELEMLIRKIPAFGGKLAATAERVKDSLKYLLVSGIFFEEMGFTYLGPVDGHDLDDLMDNMKYAKKTKGPVIIHVLTKKGKGYAPAENDAEGTWHGLGPYKIESGEVVSKPGPPSYSGVFSETLKKIAREDKRLVAITAAMPGGTKLDKFAAEFPERMIDVGIAEQHATTMAGGLATQGLKPVFAVYSTFLQRGYDQIVHDICRQNLNVVFAIDRAGLVGADGETHQGVFDIAYLRHLPNMVILMPKDENELQHMLYTAIQYDDGPIAVRYPRGNGYGIKMDEQLKQIPIGKWDVLQDGNDACILTYGTMLPVAEEAVRHLALQGLSVKVVNARSAKPLDEELLTELAKTNIPILTLEEAAIQGSFGSAVLEFFHDNDFHGVVVERMGIPDRFIEHGSVSQLLEEVGLTSGKVAEKITAMVPRKRQRA